Below is a genomic region from Magnetococcales bacterium.
TGCCGAAGTCGTGCAGGTGGTCTTCGATCCGGAGAAGATCCGTTACGAAGCCCTGCTGGAGGTCTTCTGGCGCAATATCGACCCCACCACGCCGAACCGGCAGTTCTGCGACGTGGGCACCCAGTATCGCAGCGCCATCTTTTATCACGACGAGGCGCAAAAACGCCTGGCCGAGGAGTCGCTGGCCCGGCTCCAGGGGAACAAACCCTTTCCGCAGCCCGTCGTCACCCAAATCGCCCCCCTGAAGGCCTTCTATCCGGCGGAAGAGTATCATCAGGATTACGCTCGCAAGAACCCGTTGCGTTACCGCTATTATCGCCTGGCC
It encodes:
- the msrA gene encoding peptide-methionine (S)-S-oxide reductase MsrA, with translation MSMRIGLLLIAWIGLAGASEGGSVEKATFAGGCFWCMEGPFDQLPGVVETISGYAGGESVNPTYEEVSAGGTGHAEVVQVVFDPEKIRYEALLEVFWRNIDPTTPNRQFCDVGTQYRSAIFYHDEAQKRLAEESLARLQGNKPFPQPVVTQIAPLKAFYPAEEYHQDYARKNPLRYRYYRLACGRDARLSELWNIKPHE